From the genome of Rhodothermales bacterium, one region includes:
- a CDS encoding carboxypeptidase-like regulatory domain-containing protein: protein MRILAMRVVRQIGWLGLLLAWLHAVPPARAQPSYRLTGTVTDASNNEPLPGVHIFLASRQQGTTTDRNGAYTIEGIESGAYQVVISMVGFNPAVAQVQLIGESTHFRLDVSLNPIVYALDGVEVVDEVPREWQKLLERFNKFFLGRSENAVRSTILNPEVLDFRDDDSGFYATASEPLVIENRGLGYRVTFLLTEFRIDKTNGLRYTNGYWRLEPLEPKTRSEESAWRQRRERAFLGSMQHLLWSLVHAREEAEGFRITLDDREDAPFAGAYLRRTGNITGDEIIEPSESGHYLLRFPGFLRVDYTRYDNNGRLFQRRMPPQRQLSYIKLNSPVVNVHTQGYIYSLGQGVGLVTAYGYMASQGAADLLPQEYADQRNAR from the coding sequence ATGCGGATTCTGGCAATGCGGGTCGTCCGACAGATCGGGTGGCTGGGGCTGCTGCTGGCGTGGCTCCACGCGGTGCCGCCGGCCCGGGCGCAGCCGTCCTACCGGCTGACAGGCACCGTGACCGATGCGTCGAATAACGAGCCCCTGCCCGGCGTGCACATCTTCCTCGCCAGCCGGCAACAGGGCACGACCACTGATCGAAACGGCGCGTACACCATCGAGGGGATCGAGTCCGGCGCCTATCAGGTCGTGATATCGATGGTGGGATTCAACCCCGCCGTCGCGCAGGTCCAGCTCATCGGGGAGTCGACCCATTTCCGCCTCGACGTAAGCCTCAACCCCATCGTCTATGCCCTCGATGGGGTCGAAGTGGTGGACGAAGTGCCCCGCGAGTGGCAGAAGCTCCTCGAACGCTTCAACAAATTCTTCCTGGGCCGCTCCGAAAACGCCGTCCGGTCGACCATCCTCAATCCGGAAGTGCTCGATTTCCGCGACGACGACTCGGGGTTTTACGCCACGGCCTCCGAACCGCTCGTCATCGAGAACAGGGGGCTGGGATACCGCGTCACGTTCCTGTTGACGGAATTTCGGATCGACAAGACGAATGGCTTGCGGTACACGAACGGCTACTGGCGGCTCGAGCCGCTCGAGCCGAAGACGCGCTCGGAAGAATCAGCCTGGCGGCAGCGGCGCGAGCGCGCGTTTCTGGGATCGATGCAGCACCTGCTCTGGTCGCTCGTGCATGCCCGCGAGGAGGCGGAAGGGTTTCGCATCACCCTGGACGACCGCGAGGACGCGCCGTTCGCGGGGGCGTACCTGCGCAGGACGGGCAACATCACGGGCGACGAAATCATCGAGCCCTCCGAATCGGGGCATTACCTGCTGCGTTTCCCCGGCTTTTTGCGGGTCGACTACACCCGGTACGATAACAACGGCCGTCTCTTTCAGCGCCGCATGCCTCCCCAGCGGCAACTGTCCTACATCAAGCTGAACAGTCCGGTGGTCAACGTCCATACCCAGGGTTACATCTACAGCCTGGGCCAGGGCGTCGGGCTGGTGACCGCTTACGGCTACATGGCTTCCCAGGGCGCGGCCGACCTGTTGCCCCAGGAGTACGCCGATCAGCGCAACGCGCGCTGA
- a CDS encoding HEAT repeat domain-containing protein, whose amino-acid sequence MSHDPEGRIYVTETNRRRTEDLDIRFIPGLEPIPWSVLDQTFQTVEDRRDAIHTFMAPGAPYRNPWLKDRDGNGVTDWRDLTTLTERVNLLEDTDGDGTADRATVFAEGFQTEVTGVAAGVLWHEGNVYLTLIPDLWLLKDTDGDRVADERTVLQSGHGVHMGLGGHDLHGLTVGPDGRIYWSIGDKGVHFTTREGRTIRYPHEGLVLRSEPDGSHVEVFAHGLRNCLEISFDTYGRLFCMDNDGDLPGERERFVYITRGSDSGWRSNWQYNMLYNWTDTQRLPHYLPWMDERLFVPAFDGQAAYITPPLANYSDGPAGFLFNPGTALNAAYRDYVFITQFPGKKISAFQVKPRGAGFEMVNEHTFYEGFMATGLSFGPDGALYVADWSGEWAPNESGAIVKIDFPEEADSPARRRTRQYIQAGMNGRPDSELIDLLAYPDQRVRLNAQFELVRRKQGETLAGTVFDSGADPLARIHALWGMGQLARSGDLHVDRAMRSLFDDADLEVRRQAIRLAGEHPALFPDSEADLVRLLGDPDDRTRYEAALSLGSCGTAGAVPALFALLERNADRDAFIRHAAVSSLASLATTDQLVGAGAHASLSVRIGAVVALRRQRNPGVASFLKDASERVVVEAARAIHDDESIPDALPDLAALAGVTPFRSEALLRRVLNAGLRLGREEDIERLFAAAEDASYPDVLRAEALEMLATWTRPVFLDRVEHRYRPLPDRPGDAVARRIENRMSSLFATRSSTVLAAALHLLEVYRIAPPDAQLMEWLADESRPAGMRIDVLDLLLPTPAGAGALDAALQSQAAPLRIAAMKRLAERDEAAASRHIRRLFDRPDAVAEQQAALGILAGLAGPDARHILSEMATKYLNNNEIDPIDLDLFLALRASGDPALGKRADEVAARFDGAEAPYAFSLEGGDATRGEALFTQHAAAQCIRCHAVGGEGSRVGPDLEGVGRRRDRAYLLESLIAPSAKIAPGYETLTITLADGGVVSGSLADESADSLRLRVPGNEVRVFAQNDIRKRTAPAASMMPPMGALLRPLELRDLVAYLASLQ is encoded by the coding sequence TTGAGTCACGATCCCGAAGGCCGGATCTACGTGACAGAAACCAACCGCCGGCGCACGGAAGACCTCGACATTCGCTTCATCCCCGGGCTCGAACCCATCCCCTGGTCGGTGCTCGATCAGACGTTCCAGACGGTGGAAGATCGGCGCGACGCCATCCATACGTTCATGGCGCCCGGGGCCCCTTACCGCAACCCCTGGCTCAAGGACCGCGACGGCAACGGCGTGACGGACTGGCGCGACCTCACGACGCTCACCGAGCGCGTGAACCTGCTCGAAGATACGGATGGAGACGGCACGGCGGACAGAGCCACCGTGTTTGCGGAAGGATTTCAGACCGAGGTCACCGGGGTGGCCGCCGGCGTGCTCTGGCATGAGGGCAACGTGTACCTCACGCTCATCCCCGATCTGTGGCTCCTCAAGGATACGGATGGAGATCGCGTAGCGGATGAACGAACCGTACTCCAGAGCGGACACGGGGTTCACATGGGCCTCGGCGGCCACGACCTCCACGGCCTCACGGTAGGCCCCGACGGCCGCATCTACTGGTCGATCGGCGACAAGGGGGTGCACTTCACGACACGGGAGGGCCGGACGATCCGCTATCCGCATGAAGGCCTGGTCCTCCGCAGCGAGCCGGACGGAAGCCACGTCGAGGTGTTCGCGCATGGCCTCCGGAATTGCCTCGAAATCTCCTTCGATACCTACGGACGCCTGTTCTGCATGGATAACGATGGCGATCTGCCGGGCGAGCGCGAGCGCTTCGTGTACATCACACGCGGGAGCGACTCGGGATGGCGCTCGAACTGGCAGTACAACATGCTCTACAACTGGACCGACACGCAGCGCCTGCCGCATTACCTGCCCTGGATGGACGAGCGCCTGTTCGTGCCGGCGTTCGATGGCCAGGCCGCCTACATCACGCCGCCCCTCGCCAATTATTCGGACGGTCCGGCCGGCTTCCTCTTCAACCCCGGCACGGCGCTCAACGCCGCGTATCGGGATTACGTCTTCATCACCCAGTTTCCGGGCAAGAAGATCAGCGCCTTCCAGGTCAAGCCGCGCGGCGCCGGCTTCGAGATGGTGAACGAGCATACCTTCTACGAAGGGTTCATGGCGACAGGGCTCAGCTTCGGGCCCGATGGGGCGCTCTATGTGGCGGATTGGTCCGGTGAATGGGCCCCGAACGAATCGGGAGCCATCGTCAAGATCGACTTTCCCGAGGAGGCTGATTCCCCGGCACGCCGGCGCACCCGCCAGTACATCCAGGCCGGCATGAACGGACGCCCCGATAGCGAACTCATCGACCTGCTCGCATACCCCGACCAGCGTGTCCGATTGAACGCCCAGTTCGAACTGGTCCGCCGGAAACAGGGCGAAACCCTTGCTGGAACAGTGTTCGACTCCGGAGCCGACCCGCTGGCGAGGATCCACGCCCTCTGGGGCATGGGGCAGCTTGCGCGATCGGGCGACCTGCACGTCGATCGCGCGATGCGATCGCTGTTCGATGACGCCGACCTGGAAGTGCGGAGGCAGGCCATTCGCCTCGCCGGCGAGCACCCCGCGCTATTCCCCGATAGCGAAGCCGACCTCGTTCGGCTGCTCGGCGATCCGGACGACCGCACACGCTACGAGGCCGCCCTCAGCCTTGGCTCATGCGGCACCGCCGGCGCGGTCCCCGCCCTCTTCGCCCTGCTGGAACGCAACGCCGATCGGGACGCCTTCATCCGGCATGCGGCCGTCTCCAGCCTGGCCTCGCTGGCTACGACGGACCAACTGGTGGGAGCCGGCGCGCACGCGTCCCTGTCCGTGCGTATCGGCGCCGTCGTCGCACTGCGCCGGCAGCGCAATCCGGGTGTCGCGTCCTTTCTGAAGGATGCCAGCGAACGGGTGGTCGTCGAGGCCGCGCGCGCCATCCACGACGATGAATCGATCCCTGACGCCCTGCCCGACCTGGCCGCACTGGCCGGCGTCACCCCGTTTCGCAGCGAGGCGCTGCTGCGCCGGGTGCTGAATGCCGGCCTGCGTCTCGGCCGCGAGGAGGATATCGAGCGCCTCTTCGCCGCCGCCGAGGACGCGTCGTACCCGGACGTCCTGCGAGCCGAAGCCCTCGAGATGCTGGCGACCTGGACCCGACCGGTGTTTCTCGATCGCGTCGAACACCGCTATCGCCCGCTGCCCGATCGACCGGGCGACGCGGTGGCGCGTCGCATCGAGAACCGGATGAGCAGCCTGTTCGCCACCCGATCCTCCACCGTGCTCGCCGCGGCCCTACATCTGCTCGAGGTCTATCGCATCGCCCCTCCCGACGCCCAGTTGATGGAATGGCTCGCCGACGAGTCTAGGCCCGCCGGCATGCGCATCGACGTGCTCGATCTGTTGCTGCCTACGCCCGCCGGCGCCGGCGCCCTCGATGCCGCGCTGCAATCGCAGGCCGCGCCCCTGCGTATCGCCGCGATGAAGCGGCTCGCCGAGCGCGACGAGGCGGCCGCCTCGCGGCACATCCGCCGGCTGTTCGATCGACCCGATGCCGTTGCCGAGCAGCAGGCGGCCCTGGGTATCCTCGCGGGACTTGCTGGCCCGGATGCGCGTCACATCCTCAGCGAAATGGCAACCAAGTACTTAAATAACAATGAGATAGATCCTATAGATCTCGATCTGTTTCTCGCACTCCGCGCGTCGGGAGATCCTGCTCTCGGGAAGCGGGCCGACGAGGTCGCGGCGCGTTTCGACGGCGCGGAGGCGCCCTATGCGTTCAGTTTGGAAGGGGGTGACGCTACACGTGGAGAGGCCCTGTTCACGCAGCACGCGGCGGCCCAGTGTATTCGCTGCCATGCCGTTGGCGGGGAGGGAAGTCGGGTGGGACCGGATCTCGAGGGCGTTGGCCGGCGCAGAGACCGCGCCTACCTGCTGGAGTCGCTGATAGCGCCGTCCGCGAAAATTGCGCCCGGCTACGAGACCCTGACTATCACCCTGGCGGATGGCGGCGTCGTGAGCGGTTCGCTGGCGGATGAGTCGGCGGATTCGCTTCGGTTGCGTGTGCCGGGCAACGAGGTCCGGGTGTTCGCCCAGAACGACATCCGGAAACGGACGGCGCCGGCGGCTTCGATGATGCCCCCGATGGGCGCCCTGCTCCGTCCTCTTGAACTCAGGGATCTCGTGGCGTACCTGGCCTCGCTCCAGTAG
- a CDS encoding GNAT family N-acetyltransferase gives MHVPPGQAAFIPAHLEPHLSRIRELFNEYRAEADNGVCFQTFEAEMAALPGHYAPPEGALILVEWEGTPAACAALRPLEPGICELKRVYVRPAYRGKGLGRLLVERFLERARILGYREVRLDTLPSMQAAATLYRSLGFEDRAPYGDDPTPGAQHFSIALH, from the coding sequence ATGCATGTGCCGCCCGGGCAAGCCGCCTTCATCCCCGCCCATCTCGAACCGCATCTCTCGCGAATTCGGGAGCTGTTCAACGAATACCGCGCAGAAGCCGATAACGGCGTCTGTTTTCAGACCTTTGAAGCGGAGATGGCGGCGTTGCCCGGGCATTATGCCCCGCCGGAGGGCGCCCTGATTCTGGTCGAGTGGGAAGGCACGCCGGCCGCCTGCGCCGCGCTCCGGCCGCTCGAACCCGGCATCTGCGAATTAAAACGCGTCTATGTGCGCCCGGCGTACCGGGGCAAAGGGCTCGGCCGGCTTCTCGTGGAACGTTTTCTTGAACGCGCCCGCATCCTGGGCTACCGGGAGGTTCGCCTCGATACGCTGCCCAGCATGCAGGCGGCTGCGACCCTGTATCGTTCGCTGGGCTTTGAGGATCGGGCGCCGTATGGCGATGATCCGACCCCGGGTGCGCAGCACTTCTCCATCGCGCTGCACTGA